From a region of the Thermoleophilia bacterium genome:
- a CDS encoding PAS domain S-box protein: MARRPLIGVSVSDQHTHQQLLRQVAAWGYEVVSLLSSQPEAPKPPPDFGSLDLVILDGLAARHWGQDIVRRKQNDPAFFPIILILSPSESPAPWLDAGFDHWLTMPLDERVLSSLIRRLLSQRHQTQHLVNLSEIRYRAVFEATGTATIVVEEDGTICMANRHCGRVTGYSPQELVGTNWTRYVAPESLQTMVRYHFARREGDPTVPSQYETRLINKDGQVRDVMLHVGLIPHTHQSVVSMVDITAERETIRALQAREAFFSSLFNSHGAPMLLIDPETDAIVDANTAACKFYGWSREELRQLRITDINIARADVIRQARADVLSGASSRFEFVHRRADGSTVPVEVFSAAVQAEGKTLIHAVIHDASARKRAEEEKAKLQERLAEAQKMEAVGRLAGGVAHDFNNALTAIIGYTDLILSDAVHCPPEIRGDIEEIRLAAERAAALTRQLLVYSRHHPVQTELVCVNEMLTELVPLLARTLGETIRLAVDTCQQPSTVRVSKPQFQQAVINLALNARDAMPTGGSLTLRTFRVELTEDYCRSRPPLKPGPYVVLTVADTGVGIEPDVLPHIFEPFFTTKPPGQGTGLGLSTVYGLINQCGGWVEVTSEVGKGTTFELYFPYSPADE; the protein is encoded by the coding sequence ATGGCCCGACGTCCGCTTATAGGAGTTTCCGTTTCAGACCAGCACACCCATCAGCAGCTGCTTCGCCAGGTAGCCGCATGGGGTTACGAAGTTGTGTCCTTGCTGAGTTCGCAGCCCGAAGCTCCAAAGCCACCCCCGGATTTTGGGTCCTTGGACCTGGTCATTCTGGACGGGCTAGCTGCACGCCACTGGGGCCAGGACATCGTAAGACGCAAACAAAATGATCCGGCATTTTTCCCCATTATCTTGATCCTTAGCCCCTCGGAATCGCCCGCTCCCTGGCTGGATGCCGGCTTCGATCACTGGCTCACCATGCCTCTAGACGAAAGAGTCCTAAGCAGCCTAATTAGGCGACTCCTAAGTCAGCGACACCAAACGCAACACTTGGTCAACCTAAGCGAAATCCGCTACCGCGCGGTCTTTGAAGCCACCGGCACCGCGACCATAGTAGTGGAAGAAGACGGCACCATTTGTATGGCAAATCGGCACTGCGGCCGAGTAACCGGATATTCTCCGCAAGAGCTGGTGGGCACCAACTGGACCCGTTACGTGGCGCCGGAGAGCCTACAGACCATGGTCCGCTACCATTTTGCACGTCGTGAGGGCGACCCTACCGTACCCAGCCAGTACGAAACCAGGCTTATAAACAAGGATGGGCAAGTTCGCGACGTGATGTTGCACGTGGGTCTAATACCCCATACCCACCAGAGCGTTGTTTCGATGGTTGACATAACAGCCGAGCGGGAAACAATCCGTGCGCTCCAGGCGCGGGAGGCGTTTTTCAGCAGCCTTTTCAACTCCCACGGGGCGCCCATGCTTCTGATTGATCCGGAAACCGATGCCATAGTGGACGCAAACACGGCAGCCTGCAAGTTTTATGGGTGGTCAAGAGAAGAGCTAAGACAATTGCGGATTACGGACATAAACATCGCACGCGCGGACGTAATCCGCCAGGCGCGCGCTGACGTCTTGAGCGGAGCCAGTTCGCGCTTTGAGTTTGTGCACCGGCGAGCAGACGGTTCCACCGTGCCAGTGGAAGTTTTTAGCGCTGCGGTCCAGGCGGAAGGAAAAACCTTGATACATGCTGTGATCCACGATGCTTCAGCCCGCAAACGAGCCGAAGAAGAGAAGGCCAAACTGCAGGAGCGGCTCGCAGAAGCGCAGAAGATGGAGGCGGTTGGAAGGCTGGCTGGCGGCGTGGCGCATGATTTTAACAACGCTCTTACCGCCATAATCGGCTATACCGATCTCATTCTATCCGACGCCGTCCACTGTCCGCCCGAGATCCGCGGTGACATTGAAGAAATCCGGTTGGCAGCCGAAAGAGCTGCTGCTCTCACAAGGCAACTGCTTGTCTACTCGCGCCACCACCCTGTGCAAACCGAGCTCGTTTGTGTGAATGAGATGCTCACTGAACTTGTCCCGCTTCTCGCCCGCACACTCGGCGAAACGATCAGGCTGGCCGTAGATACCTGCCAGCAGCCAAGTACTGTGCGTGTCTCCAAGCCTCAATTCCAACAAGCAGTCATTAACCTTGCTCTCAACGCCCGTGACGCCATGCCCACCGGAGGCAGCCTTACACTTAGGACTTTCCGTGTCGAGCTCACAGAAGACTACTGCCGCTCGCGCCCACCTCTTAAGCCAGGACCGTACGTTGTGTTGACAGTTGCCGACACCGGTGTGGGCATAGAGCCAGACGTGCTCCCCCACATCTTTGAGCCGTTTTTCACCACCAAGCCGCCTGGACAAGGAACTGGGCTGGGGCTGTCCACAGTGTATGGCTTGATAAATCAGTGTGGAGGATGGGTAGAGGTAACTAGCGAGGTAGGGAAGGGAACTACCTTCGAGCTTTACTTTCCTTACTCTCCAGCCGACGAGTAG
- a CDS encoding PAS domain S-box protein codes for MTYQRQATPQGPPSATIGIALYDPVDQHLLEDYLAGLGYTVTALDKDTDLGKADLVILDTRAARVLGPQILEYKRKLSTFLPALVALGRHDPVEPWLDAGFDYCLRLPFNKALLRTIVALLLRQKEQSERLARATEAKYEAVFEATGTATLLVEPDGTISLGNQECLRVTGYTPAELMGTKWTRYVAPESLETLLDLASTYYQERSSASLPAEPRRYNVHFVRKDGELRQAAVTVGFIQETGQLVVSILDVTEEHQAVAAVKASELFFKRLFEGHSAAKLLIDPSTGQILDANEAAARLYGWSRDELRRMTIDQINAAPPDQIQEARKRVLAGEQSRFEFTHRRADGSQIDVEVFSAGISVPGRDPVIYAIVHDITDRKAAERERAELQSRIAQLEKMEAIGQLAGGIAHDFNNLLTTILGYCDLILADENRCPAPVREDVTEIKTAAERGASLTRQILAFSRRQTLRPELTSLNAVVQQMESFLRRTLGETIELLVVLASDLAPVEVDVHQFERVLLNLALNARDAMPAGGRLVIETTNVELSEAYCRFHPGAKPGPHVMLSVSDTGVGMDAQTMSHIFEPFFTTKPPGQGSGLGLSTVYGIVRQSGGVIFVYSEVGRGTTFKIYLPAAGAPDNTASASSAEKPSSTAASSGAASSGAASSGAAAPGIAPPPVGATILPLAAGAPAADGPLQATALGGHESILLVEDDPNLRELAARVLTELGYKVLAVGTGAEAVAAARATVPPPDLVLTDIILPGGMLGNELVQALASFCPQARVIYMSGYTRNAIVHGGRLDPGTNFLEKPFTPQTLAETVRRVLDQQPPMLH; via the coding sequence ATGACCTACCAGAGACAAGCCACCCCGCAAGGACCCCCTTCTGCGACGATTGGAATCGCTTTGTACGACCCGGTGGATCAGCATCTCCTGGAAGACTACCTGGCGGGCCTCGGCTACACTGTGACCGCGCTCGACAAGGACACAGACCTTGGCAAAGCTGACCTAGTCATCCTCGACACGCGCGCCGCGCGTGTGCTCGGCCCACAGATTCTCGAGTACAAGCGCAAACTGTCTACTTTTCTCCCTGCCTTGGTCGCTCTTGGACGGCACGATCCCGTAGAACCGTGGTTGGACGCTGGCTTTGACTACTGCCTGCGGTTGCCCTTCAACAAGGCTCTCCTGCGAACCATTGTCGCCTTACTTCTTCGTCAGAAGGAACAGAGCGAACGTCTTGCGCGGGCAACCGAAGCAAAGTACGAGGCTGTTTTCGAGGCTACCGGAACTGCAACCCTGCTGGTGGAGCCCGACGGAACTATAAGCTTGGGCAACCAAGAGTGTCTGCGGGTGACCGGATATACCCCCGCTGAGCTGATGGGCACCAAATGGACCCGGTATGTTGCCCCCGAGAGTTTGGAAACACTGCTCGACTTGGCTTCGACGTATTACCAAGAACGCAGCTCTGCAAGCCTTCCAGCCGAACCCCGGCGCTACAACGTTCACTTTGTTCGCAAAGACGGTGAGTTGAGACAAGCAGCGGTCACGGTTGGCTTCATTCAGGAGACTGGCCAGCTGGTTGTTTCTATCCTGGACGTTACTGAGGAACACCAGGCTGTTGCCGCTGTTAAAGCCAGTGAGCTCTTTTTTAAGCGTCTTTTCGAAGGCCACTCCGCGGCAAAACTTCTCATCGACCCGTCAACCGGCCAAATCCTCGACGCCAATGAGGCGGCAGCGCGCCTGTACGGGTGGTCGCGTGACGAGCTCAGGCGAATGACCATAGATCAAATCAACGCCGCACCACCAGACCAAATCCAGGAGGCACGCAAAAGGGTTTTGGCTGGCGAGCAGTCACGATTTGAATTTACCCATCGGCGAGCGGATGGCTCGCAGATTGACGTAGAGGTGTTTAGCGCCGGTATTTCGGTACCCGGACGTGACCCTGTGATCTACGCGATCGTTCACGACATTACTGACCGGAAGGCAGCTGAGCGGGAACGCGCAGAACTCCAAAGTCGCATCGCGCAACTAGAAAAAATGGAGGCCATTGGTCAGCTGGCTGGCGGCATCGCCCATGACTTTAACAACCTCCTTACCACCATCCTTGGGTACTGCGACCTGATCCTGGCAGACGAAAACCGTTGCCCAGCTCCGGTGCGGGAAGACGTAACCGAGATAAAGACCGCCGCCGAACGCGGGGCTTCGCTCACCCGCCAGATTCTGGCCTTCTCGAGGCGACAAACACTTAGACCCGAGCTCACCTCGCTAAACGCGGTGGTTCAGCAAATGGAGTCATTTCTCAGACGTACGTTGGGCGAGACTATCGAGCTGCTGGTCGTTCTGGCTTCTGATCTTGCTCCCGTTGAGGTCGACGTGCACCAGTTTGAGCGTGTTCTCTTGAATCTCGCCTTAAACGCCCGCGACGCCATGCCCGCCGGAGGCCGACTTGTCATCGAGACGACCAATGTCGAGCTTAGCGAGGCATATTGCCGGTTTCACCCTGGAGCCAAGCCAGGCCCACACGTGATGCTCTCCGTGTCAGACACAGGCGTGGGCATGGATGCTCAAACCATGTCTCACATATTTGAACCGTTTTTCACCACGAAACCGCCGGGGCAAGGCTCCGGGCTGGGACTATCCACCGTATACGGGATTGTCCGCCAGAGTGGCGGGGTCATTTTTGTGTATAGCGAAGTCGGACGCGGGACCACGTTCAAGATTTACCTACCGGCGGCGGGCGCGCCGGACAACACTGCGAGCGCATCTAGCGCGGAAAAGCCATCCTCCACTGCTGCATCGTCCGGCGCCGCGTCGTCCGGCGCTGCGTCGTCCGGCGCTGCAGCGCCTGGGATTGCCCCACCCCCAGTGGGCGCGACAATCCTCCCGCTTGCTGCCGGCGCGCCCGCCGCAGATGGTCCCCTTCAAGCTACTGCCCTAGGTGGCCACGAGAGCATCCTGCTGGTCGAAGATGACCCCAATTTGAGAGAGCTTGCCGCCCGGGTACTAACCGAACTTGGCTATAAGGTCCTTGCCGTAGGGACGGGGGCAGAAGCTGTGGCGGCGGCACGCGCCACCGTGCCGCCGCCCGATCTCGTCCTCACCGACATAATCCTTCCCGGAGGCATGCTGGGCAACGAGCTTGTGCAAGCGCTTGCATCATTTTGTCCTCAGGCTAGAGTTATCTATATGTCCGGATATACCCGAAACGCAATTGTCCACGGGGGCCGGCTTGATCCAGGAACAAATTTCCTTGAAAAGCCTTTCACCCCGCAGACGTTAGCCGAAACCGTGCGCCGAGTGTTAGACCAACAGCCGCCCATGCTCCACTAG